A genomic segment from Triticum dicoccoides isolate Atlit2015 ecotype Zavitan chromosome 1A, WEW_v2.0, whole genome shotgun sequence encodes:
- the LOC119276368 gene encoding CAAX prenyl protease 2-like, producing the protein MATPAGSHPASPPAIPGKAAVAACAAMAVSYVAVLYAPTLLLRLPPATSLRAFFHRRFVCAAVSSAASVLATAALLGVWSLSDSSKALAVFGIRSDHLLEAVVIPLLLTSLVYAGSFVARLWVMSSSCGTDDDGVGVSCTEKLARWMQTSLQDVMVWRNYVVAPFTEELVFRACMIPLLLCGGFKMYNIIFLSPIFFSLAHLNHLFELHQQGCNFMRSLLIVGVQLGYTVIFGWYAAFLFIRTGNLVSPIVAHILCNMMGLPVFSSPRTRGVTSLAFLAGSVSFFCLLFPATSPKLYNARLDGCSCWHGYCRWS; encoded by the exons ATGGCGACGCCGGCGGGTTcccaccccgcctcgccgccggcgatacccGGGAAGGCTGCGGTGGCAGCGTGCGCCGCCATGGCCGTTTCCTACGTCGCCGTCCTCTACGCCCCcacgctcctcctccgcctcccgcccgCCACCTCGCTCCGCGCCTTCTTCCACCGCCGCTTCGTGTGCGCGGCCGTGTCCTCCGCCGCCTCCGTCCTCGCCACCGCGGCGCTCCTAGGC GTATGGAGCTTGAGCGACTCGTCTAAGGCGCTCGCGGTGTTCGGCATCCGTAGTGATCACTTG CTCGAGGCAGTAGTGATCCCACTTCTCCTTACATCCCTAGTGTATGCTGGGTCATTCGTCGCAAGACTCTGGGTCATGTCAAGCTCGTGTGGCACGGATGATGATGGGGTGGGAGTCAGCTGCACCGAGAAGCTTGCTCGCTGGATGCAAACCTCCTTACAGGATGTAATGGTGTGGCGGAACTACGTAGTG GCACCGTTTACGGAGGAGCTGGTTTTCAGGGCGTGCATGATACCTCTTCTTCTGTGTGGAGGATTCAAAATGTATAACATTATATTTCTGAGTCCAATCTTCTTCAGCCTAG CACACCTAAACCACTTGTTTGAACTTCACCAACAAGGATGCAACTTTATGAGATCTCTCCTGATTGTTG GTGTCCAATTAGGCTACACTGTAATTTTCGGGTGGTATGCTGCATTTTTGTTCATCCGAACAG GGAATCTTGTGTCTCCTATTGTTGCTCACATATTGTGTAACATGATGGGTTTGCCTGTGTTCTCATCACCGCGAACAAGAG GAGTGACATCGCTAGCGTTTCTGGCTGGCTCAGTATCCTTCTTTTGCCTTCTTTTCCCTGCTACAAGTCCAAAACTGTACAATGCGAGGTTAGACGGATGCAGTTGCTGGCATGGTTACTGCAGATGGAGTTAG